TCATTTGAAACGTTGTTGTTGTCACTTTAAGACACGTTGAAGCTTGTAAACATGAAACAATATAATCtttgtttttctttacaaaaTGTCATTTAATAGAAAAATAGACTTTTTTTCATAAATGTTTTCTCTTCTTGAGAATCTTCACTAAGCTCACagtggatctttttttttttttttaaatccaatacagtggaacctgttTAAGTCGACGTCCCTTAAACTGACTGATTTGCATCAACACAAGCGTTTGGTGTCATAACTGAAACTATGCATTTTACTTATGACTTTGTCAAGAGACATCATGGACAGAATGGAGGATAAGAAAGGATTTTTCATAGAAATTACTGCTTTGATTCTCAAATTCAACAAAAGCGGTCGATGTCGACTTGAGTTGGCGCTTTCTCGTAATGTCAACACAAGGATTTGAGGAGTTGGCCCACATACACTGGTTCTCAATTTGAAAAGGGTGTCACCATAAACAGGTTGTCACTGACATAAACGGATGGTCAACATAAATGGGTTGTCGATATTAAAGATCTGTCAAAATAAACGGCTTGTCAACATCGatgggttgtcaacataaacaggttGCCAATAGGAACAGGTTGTCACTGTAGATGGGGCGTTGTTGACATAATCGGTTTGCCGATGTAAACAGGATAGATGTGTTGACAACATAAACAGGTTGTCGCTATTGTTGACATAAAATGGTAATCAACATAAATGGGTTGTTGACATTTGAGACGGGTCTATGACATAAATGGGCTGTCAACATAGatgggttgtcaacataaacaggttGCCAATATGAACTGGTTGTCACTGTAGACAGGGCGTTGTTGACATAAACGGGCTGTCAACATAGACAGACTTAACATGAACAGGTTCTCAATACAAACAGGTTGCCAATATGAACGGTATAAATGGGTTGACAACATAAATGAGTGGTTGACATTTAAAACGGGTCTATGATATAAATGGGCTGGCAACATAAACGGGTTGTCACTGACATTAACGAGTGTTCGACATAAATGGTTTGGCGATATAAAAGATCTGTCAAAATAAACGGCTTGTCAACATCGatgggttgtcaacataaacaggttGCCAGTAGGAACAGGTTGCCACTGTAAATGAGGCGTTGTTGACATAAACGGTTTGCCGATATAAACAGGATAGATGTGTTGACAACATAAACAGGTTGTCGTCGTAGatgggttgttgacataaaaTGGTGGGCAACATAAATGGGTTGTTGAAATTTGAGACGGGTCTATGACATAAATGGGCTGTCAACATAAACGGTATCAATATAGGCAGATGCGGTGATGACATTATCAGGTTGTCGTCATAGatgggttgttgacataaaaTGGTGGTCAACATAAATGAGTTGTCGACATTTGAGACGGGTCTATGACATAAACCAGCTGTCAACATAGACAtattgtcaacataaacaggttGTCAATATGAACTGGTCATCACTGAAGACGGGGCGTTGTTGACATAAACGGGTTGCCGATATAAACAGGACAGATGTGTTGACGAGTGAAACAGGTTGTCGTCGTAGATGGGTGGTTGACATAAAATGGAGGTCAACATAAATGGGTTGTTGACATTTGAGACGGGTCTATGACATAAATGGGCTGTCAACATCGACAGGTTGCCAAAATGAACTGGTTGTCACCGTAGATGGGGCGTCGTTGACATAAAGGGGATCTCAATATAAACAGGATAGATGTGTTGACGCCATAAACTGGTTGTTGACATAAAATGGTGGTAAACATAAATGGGCTGTTGACATTTAAGATGGGTAATTGACataaacaggctgtcaacataaACGGGTTGTCAACATAGACAGATTGTCAACATGAACAGGTTCTCAATATAAACAGGTTGCCGATATGAACGAAATAAATGGGTTGACAACATAAATGGGTTGTTGACATTTGAGACGGGTCTATGACATAAATGGGCTGTCAACATAAACATGTTGTCACTGACATAAACGGGTGGTCAACATAAATGGGTTATCGATATAAAAGATCTGTCAAAATAAACGGCTTGTCAACATCGatgggttgtcaacataaacaggttGCCAATATTAACTGGCTGTCACTGTAGACAGGGTGTTGTTGACAGGATAGATGTGTTGACATAAACAGGTTGTCGTCATAGatgggttgttgacataaaaTGGTGGTCAACGTAGATGGGGCGTCGTTGACAAACGGGATCTCAATATAAACAGGATAGATGTGTTGATGCCATAAACAGGTTGTTGACATAAAATAGTGGTCAACATAGACAGATTGTCAACATGAACAGTTTCTCAATATAAACAGGTTGCCGATATGAACGAAATAAATGGGTTGACAACATAAATGGGTTGTTGACATTTGAGATGGGTCTATGACATAAACGGGCTGTCAACATAAacgggttgtcaacataaacagatTGTCAACATGAACAGGTTCTCAATATAAACAGGTTGCCGATACGAACGGAATAAATGGGTTGACAACATAAATGGGTTGTTGACATTTGAGACGGTTCTATGACATATATGggctgtcaacataaacaagttgtcACTGACAAACGGGTGGTCAACATAAATGGGTTGTCGATATAAAAGATCTGTCAAAATAAACGGCTTGTCAACATCGatgggttgtcaacataaacaggttGCCAATATTAACTGGTTGTCACTGTAGACAGGGCGTTGTTGACAGGATAGATGTGTTGACATAAACAGGTTGTCGTCATAGatgggttgttgacataaaaGGGTGGTCAACATAAACGGGTTGTTGACATTTGAGACGGGTCTATGACATAAATGGGCTGTCAACATACACGGGTTGTCAACATAGACAGGATAGATGTGGTGACGACATACACAGGTTGTCGTCATAGATGGGTTGTTAAATGACTTAAATGGGTTTTTGACATTTGAGACAGGTCTATGACATATATGGGCTGTCAACAAACAGGTTGTCACTGACATAAACGGGTGGTCAACATAAATGGGTTGTCGATATAAAAGAACTGTCAAAATAAACGGCTTGTCAACATTGAtgtgttgtcaacataaacaggttGCCAATATTAACTGGTTGTCACTGTAGACAGGGCGTTGTTGACAGGATAGATGTGTTGATGACATAAACAGGTTATCGTCATAGatgggttgttgacataaaaTGATGGTCAACATAAACGGGTTGTTGACATTTGAGACGGGTTTATGACAGACAGGATAGATGTGGTGACGACATACACAGGTTGTCGTCATAGATGGGTTGTTAAATGACTTAAATGGGTTTTTGACATTTGAGACTGGTCTATGACATAAACCCGCTGTCAACATAAACAGGTTGCCAATATGAACTGGTCATCGCTGTAGACGGGGCGTTGTTGACATAAACGGGTTGTTAATATAAACAGGATAGATGTGTTGATGACATAAACAGGTTGTCGTCATAGatgggttgttgacataaaaTGGTGGTCAACATAAACGGTTGTTGACATTTGAGACGTGTCTATGACATAAATGGGCTGACAACATACACGGGTTGTCAACATGAACATGTTCTCAATATAAACAGGTTGCCAATATGAACGGAATAAATGGGTTGACAACATAAATGGGTTGTCGACCTCTGAGACGGGTCTATGACATAAATGGGCTGTCAACATAAACGGGTTGTCATCATGAACAGGTTCTCAATATAAACAGGTTGCCAAGATGAACAGGCTGCCATTATGAACGGGATAAATGGGTTGACAACATAAATGGGTTGTCGGCGCAGACAGATtgtcaatataaacggaacaAAAAAGTTGTAGGCATAAACGGGCGTTGTCGACTTAAGGGGGTTCCACTGTTGACTGAAAAGATCACAAAATGATGTGAGGGGTAGAAGGCCTTTGGTTTTTTTGTGAAAACGTATGAAAAAGAGGATCCACAAAAAGTCGATAAAAGTGAAACAGCTTTTTTCCACAGGTtgcgtttttcaaaataaaagttacaATCAGGTGTTGCTGGCGGGGGCGTGCGAGCCACACAACCAGCGGCGGGTGTAAAAGGCCAGCACCATGAGGAGCATCTCCGAGGTGCTGCTCAGCGCCACTATGAACGGCGCCTGCGACGCAAAGTCCGCCTCCACGCGGCGAAAGGACAGCTGCATGACGGCGAGCGCCAGCAGGCTGTTCTGGACGCCGACCTCGATGCTCACCGTCTTCCTCTGCGGCGGGGCCAAGCCCGCCAACTTAGCCAGGACCGCCCCCACCGCCAAGCCCAGCAAAGGCACCGTGGCCCCCACCGCCACGATCTGGGGCCTGACGTCGGCCAGGATGGACGCCCCCATCTGGTATGCCATGAAGATGCCGCCCACAATCAGCACGAAGCTGAAGGGCCTGATGAGTCCCAGCAGGACGCGGGTCAGGGCGGGCAGGCGCAGCTTCACCATCATGCCCAGCGAGATGGGGATGGCGATGAAGAGGAGGGTGAGCAGGATCTTCACGAAGGGCACGTGCAGGGCGGCGTGCACGCCCAGCACACGGCCGTACAGCGCCGACGACAGCGGCATGGCGCCGGCCGCCACCACCGTGGACACCAATGTCATGGAGATGGCCAGGGTGACGTCGCCCCCCAGCAGGAGGCTGTACAGGTACCCGCCTCCACCGCCAGGGGCGGAGCAAGTGATGACCAACCCCAAGGCTAGCGCTTTGGGCAGGACGGCCAGGCGGGCCACACAGTAGGCGTACAGCGGCATCACCAGGAACTGGGCCAGAACCCCCAGCAGCAGAGGAAGCGGACTCCTCAGCAGCGCCTTTagaacctccacctccaccttgcAGCCGAAGGCACACTTGTTGACGAAGATGAGGGGCAGCAAGGCGAACAGAACCGGGTTCTCCGAGAAATGGGCCAAGCCGCCTGAGCGGACGAGTCGCGTGGCGGTGTCGTCGCGACCGGGCGCCACGATGATGGAGTAGTCCGTTCTCTCCTCGATCAGCACCTCGGAGTCCCGGTCCGGGTCCAGGAGAAGCCGGATTTCGAGCTGGGCCTGGCCGGGGAACCCGGAGCGGATGCTGATGACGTAGCTCTTAGTGGGTCCCGCGTGGCCGCCGTCCGTCACGTTGAGGATGGAGAGGACCTCCGGGTCCAAGGAGCGAACCGTCACGGTCTCTTTCCCGCCCGCTTCCGGGTTCGGGCTCCGGTACAAGCTGGACACCACAATCACGCCGTTGGTGTTTTCAGGAAACTCGAATTCGTTGGACGAGCCGTCCCCGATGATGATGTACCGGCTGCCGTCCACGGTTTGGTTCCCGGCGGCCGACGCTCGCCCAGTAACCAGGAAGAGACAACATAGTTGAAATAAAGTCCTCATTGTCTTCACTGCCTTCCCCTCGCTACGCCTTCATTGTTGTCTCCTTGGTCACACGAGAGCTCCGCTGCTCGTCTGGGATCCATTTTGCTTTTATACCGGAACAGAAACATCACCCCGCCCTGCGCCGAGCAGGAAACACAATCATCTCCACTCGGTGCAGCTTTGTCACCCCTCGTCTGTTCGCTCTCCGACCCACGCCGAGTGCCAGCGGCGAAAATCTCTTGTTAGTTTGCTAGTTAAAATGAGAGAAAACATTGAAGGGCAGGTTCGACCCTGACGTCGGCAGCGTCGATACCAACGCCGGCCTCATGACGATACTGTGATCATAtcaatggttgtttttttttccatttcaggATGTTCTTCCTAAGTTGTATTTAAATCATAACCAATAAACTGAAAACAAAACAACTGAGGGATTGTTTCAAATATTGTCAGAACTGACCCTATACTTGGTATCGGCGGATTAATACAAACATATCAGCGTCGATACTAGCGATGAGTTTACTTTTTTTCAGTGTTGTTTATTTTCCACACATACTGTTTCTTCAGGGTCGACCCTGACGTCGGCAGCGTCGATACCAACGCCGGCCTCATGACGATACTAATGTGATCATATcgatggttgttttttttttatttcaagatgTTTCTCCTAATTTTTATTTCAATCATAACCAATAAACTAACAACAAAACAACAGAGGGATGTTTTAAAGTATTGTCAGAACTATACTTGGTATCGGCGGATTAATACAAACATATCAGCATCGATATTAGCGATGGTCAATGAGTATTATTTTTCAGTGTTCTTGTTTATTTTCCACACATACTGTGTCTTCAGGGTCGACCCTGACGTCGGCAACGTCGATACCAACGCCGGCCTCATGACGATACTAATGTGATAATATCGATTTCATTACAAGATGTTTGTCCTAAATTGTATTTAAATCATAACcaataaactaaaaacaaaactgagggattttttttttaaagtattgtcAGCACTATACTTGGTTTTGGCGAATTAATACAAACATATCAGCGTCGATACTAGCGATGAGTTTACTATTTTTCAGTGTTGTTTATTTTCCACACATACTGTTTCTTCATGGTCGACCCTGACGTCGGCAGCGTCGATACCAACGCCGGCCTCATGACGATACTAATGGGATCATATcgatggttgttttttttatttaatttcaagATGTTTctcttaatttttatttaaatcataaccaataaacttaaaaaaacaactgaggttttttttaaagtattgtcAGAACTATACTTGGTATTGGCGGATTAATACAAACATATCAGCGTCGATACTAGCGATAGTCGATGAGTTTAGTATTTTTCAGTGTTCTTGTTTACTTTCTACACATACTGTCTTCAGGGTCGACCCTGACGTCGGCAGCGTCGATACCAACGCATATCATGACGATACTAATGTGATCATATCGatggttgttttgttttttcatttcaAGATGTTTTTCCTaagttttatttaaatgtaaatcATAACcaataaactaaaaacaaaacaactgagtgattttttaaaaaaatttgtcAGAACTGGCCCTATATGGTATCAGTGGATTAATACAAACATATCAGCGTCGATACTGGCGATGGCCGATGAGTTTACTATTTTTCAGTGTTCTTGTTTATTTTCCACACATACTGTTTCTTCGACCTTGACGTCGACAGCGTCGATACCAACGTTGGCCTCATGACGATACTAATGTGATAATATCGACCGTTGTTTTCTTTTCGTTTCAAGATGTTTGTCCTAAGTTTTATCTAAATCATAACcaataaactaaaaacaaaacaactgagGGATTTTTCTTTAGTATTGGCAAAACTGGCCCTACACTTGTATTGGCGGATTAATACAAACATATCAGGGCCGATACTAGCGATGCGAgatgtgtttattattttttagtgTTCTCGTTTATTTTCCACACATACTGTACCTTTCAGGGTCGACCCTGACGTCGGTAGCGTCGATACCAACGCTGGCTTCATGACGATACTAATGTGATAATATCGATTTCATTACAAGATGTTTGTCCTAAGTTGTATTTGAATCATAACcaataaactaaaaacaaaacaactgagGGATTTGTTTTAAGTATTGTGGGAACTATACTTGGTTTCGGCGGATTAATACAAACATATCAGCGTCGATACTAGCGATGGTCGATgagtttaatatttaaaaaaaaataaaaaaataaactgttggcttgactgattttttttgttttttttgttttgttttcctattttttttattgaacaacaaacatgcatttataattcatacaaaagtcaaggcactttcgacattaaggaaagaaaacaaaagaaaatacagatagagaattaaatataataaaaaatatggcaaaaaaaaaaaaaaagacaaaaagggctacctacatcactttaaatgtttttaacagagatatcaatttaagggcttgtgtactcttaatcattctccaagatttgattgataattgtaaaccattaagccaatgaGTTACTATTTTGCAGTGTTGTTTATTTCGATACCAACGTCGGCATCATGACGATACTAATATGATAATATCGATGGTTGTTTTCTTTTCATTACAAGATGTTTGTCCTAAGTTTTATTTAAATCAAAACCAATAAACTAAAATCAAAACAACTGAGGGATTTTTAAAGTATTGTCAGAACTGGCCCTATACTTGGTATCGGCGGATTGATACAAACACATTAACGTCGATACGAGCGATGGTCGATGAGTTTACTATTTTTCAGTGTTCTTGTTAATtttcaccagtgttgggttagttactgaaaaccagtaactagttacagttactagttactttatttcaaaagtaactcagttactaactcagttacttaaaccaaaaagtaatgcgttactgtgaaaagtaactatttagttacttatatatttttattttatttttttaaggccccatttaatgcccttttagccttcattttagtactgttattgcactggagaataatacaatctgttgatcaacttgacatgcatttgcatcactgaactctgctaagcaatgtgctctacatacaacacacaaagacaaagatatgttttaaagggccaatttgtttcagaccagaacaaattgacaaaactattttaaatagctgcaacttaacatacataagtaacaaacagcataataacaacatagctgtaaaacaagaaaggcacacactacatacataaagcctaaccaggcgttttctcaaggaattctgaaataaaatcatgtctgaagcccagaacactctacacatttccccacttagtttagagaaaaggaaatattagcctggcccactagcatccctctttaggtttgtgaactttatagtctaaacatttagagtgatgtgataatcaaacactctaaaagtttaaaatgaaagagtatataagagaattgacagagtgtgtgtaccttcagtgtgcagtgcctcattaaaatccagccgctgttggaggtggaggtgaagtgtgtgtctctttactagcttcgtcgaagcatgttgtttttgtcgctgtttcagcatatttgaaacttacattcaactaaaatgttcttttctttgtggtcgataaaagaaacgtactgaaaatatctccattttaagaaactcggctacggggttcgccatgacgtcttgatagtagacacagacacaccccctcccacacacacacactcacacacacacacacacacgtacacacagacagcgcgcggcgcgcctcttttttgtcgcctcttcagcagcgctgcaacactcagatcttctcagtttctagccgatactacataaaaaataacgcaaaataacgcagtaacgcatcatgtagtaacggtaacgcagttactgaatataaaaaataacgcgttagattagtagttaccgccgatagtaacggcgttacagtaacgcgttactttgtaacgcgttagtcccaacactgattttcACACATACTGTTTCTCGTGTTGTTCAATTATAAATTTAGACTGTAAACCATACGTTTTTGTTTTGcttaaaacattttatactgcGTTATATTCTAATTATAAGCATGGTCAACAAATTAATCacaaaaatcattaaaaagttTGAATGGGTCTGATACCAAGATAAAAGAACAAAAACTATTCCTGTTTAATGTATCGGATATTACATTCTATTTCATGCcattgtatttcaaaataaaacatgctttaGTACAAACATGTTTGCCAAAGCAGTTTATCAGGACAACTATAGGCTTACTATCATGTTAAAATTAACAACATTAATCGAAATCATCTATGACCCAGAACAAGATAATCGCAGTGAGTAAAATaatctacatttttttattttgaagatCAATCTGGCCACTTCTTGGGCAATGTTTCCACTCTTGGATAAACTCCTGAGGCCTGAGTATGCCAGCAGAAGCGTCAGATGCTCATGTCTCTCAGCCAAAGGCAGAGGAAGAACTGCTGGATGGCGGGGAATACCCCTTACCCAGTATGTGGATATAAAATAAACTATGTACATGTTTATCACACTCGCTAAACATAAacagtatgtacatataaataaacGGTGTACGTGTTTGTTAGGTTACATTAAACAAAAACTGTATGTACGTTGAACATATAAATAACATATGTACATGTTTATTACACAAAACAAATTGTTTATTCCACGAAACATAAATTAAATGCACATGTACATATTTACTATGTACATGTTTATTACACTCTACTCTAAACATAAACTatgtacacgtacatatatactatgtatatgtTTATTAAACGCTACACTAATATAAACTATATGTGCATGTACATATTAACAATGTACATGTTTATTACCCCTAAACAAACTGTACATGTGCATATAAACAATGTACATGTTTATTACCCCTAAACAAactgtatgtacatgtacatataaacaaTGTATAtgtttattagacttagacttcctttttattgtcattcaaatttgagctttacagcacagataagaacgaaatttcgttacataagctctggtagtgcaggataaaaaagcaataaggtgcatatataaatacataaatatatataaataatatatacatatatatataaaataaataaatatatataaataaataaatagattactatacagataaatatattgcactttttcacatgcgtccacgtttatggatgtatgttatattgtcttttttattccagcgtgttaatccattttggggggagttgaggggataatttaattatgatacgttcaagagtcttacggcctgagggaagaagctgttatagaacctggaggttctgcttcggaggctgcggaacctctttctagagtccagcagtgaaaacagtccttggtgggggtgggaggagtctctgcagattttctgagccctggtcaggcagcggctttttgccatctcctggataggaggaagaggagtcctaatgatcttttccgccgtcctcaccactctctggagagacttccagtctgaggcactgcaggctccagtccagacagagatgatgttggtcagcaggctcgctatagtgcctctgtggaaTGTGCTGAgaacggggggagggagctgtgctcttttcatcagaCGCAAAaaatgcatgcgctgctgagctctttttacaagagctccagtgtgtagggaccaggttatatcgtcagttatctgcacccccaggaacttggtgctgcttactatatccaccgctgtgccgttgatgaagagtggagtgtggctggactggtgcttcctgaagtcaacaatgatctccttggtcttgtcgacattcaggaccaggttgttggttctgcaccagtcaaccagatgtttcacctcctccctgtagtccatgtcattgttgtcacggatgaggcccactactattgtgtcgtctgcatacttcacaatgtggttaggagtggacctggcgcagcagtcatgggtcatcaacgtgaacagcagcggactcaggacgcagccctggggggggcggtgctcagggagatggcactggaggtgttgtcgcccactctcacagattggggtctgtctgtgaggaagtcaagcagccagttgcataggggggtactgaatccaaggggggccagtttgctcaccaagtgctgcgggatgatggtgttgaatgctgagctgaagtccaggaacaacatccgcgcgtgtgtgtcctttccttccagatgttccaagctcaggtggagtgcagaggagatggcgtcctctgtggagcggttagggcgataagcaaactggtatgggtcgaatgtggggggaagtctggaaacaatatattcctttaccagcctcttgaagcacttcattatgattggggtgagtgcaacggggcggtaatcattgagggacgAGATTatgggttttttaggcactgggatgattgtggccgtcttaaaacatgatggtaccacagcctgggtcagcgagatgttgaagatgtctgtgagaaccccagccagctggtctgcacatcccttaagcaccttgcccggaatgtcaccaggtcccggtgctttccgggggttcactctcctcagggttttccggacatccgctatatccaggttgagcggctgctcatcagggcgagggatggattttgtcgccggagtggtgttaagtgcctcaaatcttgcaaagtagttgttaaggacatctaggaagctgatactgttgtcacagggacagggggcagctttatagtccgtgatggcctgtatgccctgccacattcgtctagtgtttgtagggttctcgaagaagtcctgcactttctgactgtgagcacgctttgcaaccttaatggcacggttcaggttagctctggctgtatGTATGGTCTGTATGTACATATAAGTAAACTACGTGTATGTTTATTACACTAAACATAAActctatgtacatgtacatatttacttacaaTCTACCCTGAATATAAACTATGTACATATAGACcatgtacatgttttttaaacgCTACACTAATATAAACTGTATGTGCATGGACATATAAACAATGTACATGTTTATTACCCCTAAACAAACTgtttgtacatgtacatataaactaTGTACATGTTTATTACCCCTAAAcaaactgtatgtacatataagtAAACTACGTGTATGTTTACACTAAACATAAActctatgtacatgtacatatttacTATGTACATGTTTATTACAATCTACCCTAAACATAaactatgtacatgtacatatagacTATGTACATGTTTATTAAAAACAACACTAATATAAACTGTATGTGCAACAATGTACATGTTTATTACCCCTAAAcaaactgtatgtacatataa
Above is a window of Nerophis lumbriciformis linkage group LG35, RoL_Nlum_v2.1, whole genome shotgun sequence DNA encoding:
- the slc10a3 gene encoding P3 protein, yielding MRTLFQLCCLFLVTGRASAAGNQTVDGSRYIIIGDGSSNEFEFPENTNGVIVVSSLYRSPNPEAGGKETVTVRSLDPEVLSILNVTDGGHAGPTKSYVISIRSGFPGQAQLEIRLLLDPDRDSEVLIEERTDYSIIVAPGRDDTATRLVRSGGLAHFSENPVLFALLPLIFVNKCAFGCKVEVEVLKALLRSPLPLLLGVLAQFLVMPLYAYCVARLAVLPKALALGLVITCSAPGGGGGYLYSLLLGGDVTLAISMTLVSTVVAAGAMPLSSALYGRVLGVHAALHVPFVKILLTLLFIAIPISLGMMVKLRLPALTRVLLGLIRPFSFVLIVGGIFMAYQMGASILADVRPQIVAVGATVPLLGLAVGAVLAKLAGLAPPQRKTVSIEVGVQNSLLALAVMQLSFRRVEADFASQAPFIVALSSTSEMLLMVLAFYTRRWLCGSHAPASNT